One Myxosarcina sp. GI1 genomic window carries:
- a CDS encoding DUF2854 domain-containing protein, translating into MFRKIPLAAVGLTVGGILTTIGFYAYAVGKPTLNLAGFFYGIPLLLGGFALKAAELKPIPYTKETPPEIVALREQATATQTQLRKDVTRYRYGQEAHLDESLERLGLSPTDEDRPVLIGIQETKTDGAYTLLMQFNSPFISLEQWQEKQEKIEKFFGPNIKAVITQPDKSRIDLALIKCDRTEKEKAENEE; encoded by the coding sequence ATGTTTCGCAAAATACCTTTAGCTGCTGTTGGTTTGACCGTAGGTGGCATTTTAACGACGATCGGTTTTTATGCTTATGCGGTCGGTAAACCTACACTTAATTTAGCAGGATTCTTTTACGGTATTCCCTTGTTATTAGGAGGTTTTGCTCTTAAGGCTGCCGAACTAAAACCAATTCCCTACACCAAAGAAACTCCACCAGAAATTGTTGCGCTGCGCGAACAGGCAACCGCAACCCAAACCCAGTTGAGAAAAGATGTAACTCGCTACCGTTACGGACAAGAAGCACATTTGGATGAATCTCTAGAACGACTCGGCTTGAGTCCGACTGACGAAGATCGACCAGTATTAATTGGCATTCAAGAAACTAAAACAGACGGTGCTTATACTTTACTGATGCAGTTCAATTCGCCATTTATATCTCTCGAACAGTGGCAAGAAAAGCAAGAAAAAATAGAGAAGTTTTTCGGTCCTAATATTAAAGCGGTAATTACTCAACCAGATAAATCGAGAATCGATCTGGCATTAATTAAATGCGATCGCACCGAGAAGGAAAAAGCTGAAAATGAAGAATAA
- a CDS encoding FAD-dependent oxidoreductase has protein sequence MQQISTEVLVVGGGTGGVAAAIQAARRGVATTVVSEFSWLGGMLTSAGVCAPDGNELAAWQTGLWGKYLRELQKKQSGGLDNAWVSLFTYHPQVGAKIFANWVRELPNLNCIYNYKPLAVVKQGNKITKVEFEDFVVTAKVIIDATELGDLLALAQIPHRWGWELQAEFNEPSAPVAHNQLTAKYPVQAPTWVFMLQHSNNSQNFYTLKDSSPFRDAWASYGAETFLNYGKLQNNLYMINWPIVGNDYGENLNRLIASETEAKQFLAEAYQHSYDFAVYIQSQLPNYSMATNIFPQSQLNSAFALHPYYRESRRLKGKTTITENDILPIANGCVAPLPINANGEVSAVAIGNYANDHHYPGFDFSLQPKSIRWGGRWTGTPFTIPYEALVPESTEGLLVCEKNISVSHIANGSTRLQPVVMNIGQAAGMAAALCIEANCQPQKLSVRKLQEALLTDKDAPAGVVPLYNLPPEHPQWLYWQRYYLDSPQDYPVDGNCPTNCASETTANGNYYRGTFHNVGDGEYAITLKEPQNNISRWQLITLNSTVNERLQSYWEGKEIFVVGRFNLAGNWFIAEAILS, from the coding sequence ATGCAGCAAATTAGCACCGAAGTTTTAGTCGTTGGTGGTGGTACTGGAGGAGTTGCAGCCGCCATTCAAGCTGCTCGTCGGGGAGTAGCAACTACTGTAGTTAGTGAATTTTCCTGGTTAGGAGGAATGCTTACCAGTGCGGGTGTCTGTGCGCCTGACGGCAATGAATTAGCAGCCTGGCAAACTGGTTTGTGGGGTAAATATTTAAGAGAGTTACAAAAAAAACAGTCTGGAGGATTGGATAATGCTTGGGTCAGTTTGTTTACCTATCATCCCCAGGTAGGTGCCAAGATTTTCGCCAACTGGGTAAGAGAATTACCCAATCTTAACTGTATTTATAACTATAAACCACTGGCAGTAGTAAAACAGGGTAATAAAATTACTAAAGTTGAGTTTGAAGATTTTGTCGTTACAGCCAAAGTTATTATCGACGCTACGGAATTAGGCGATTTACTGGCGTTGGCTCAAATACCCCATCGTTGGGGTTGGGAATTACAGGCAGAATTTAACGAACCTAGCGCGCCCGTAGCACATAACCAACTAACAGCTAAATATCCCGTACAAGCTCCAACTTGGGTATTTATGCTACAACATTCTAATAATTCTCAAAATTTTTATACTTTAAAAGATTCATCGCCTTTTAGAGATGCCTGGGCTAGTTATGGTGCAGAAACTTTTTTAAATTATGGCAAACTGCAAAATAATCTCTATATGATTAATTGGCCGATCGTAGGTAATGATTATGGAGAAAATTTAAATCGCCTTATCGCTTCTGAGACTGAAGCAAAGCAATTTTTAGCAGAAGCATATCAACATAGTTATGACTTTGCCGTTTATATTCAATCTCAGTTGCCAAACTATAGTATGGCAACAAATATTTTTCCTCAATCACAATTAAATTCAGCTTTTGCCCTACACCCTTACTATCGAGAAAGTCGCAGATTAAAAGGTAAAACAACTATTACCGAAAATGATATTTTACCTATAGCCAATGGCTGTGTCGCACCCTTACCCATAAATGCTAATGGAGAAGTTAGCGCGGTCGCTATTGGTAATTATGCTAACGATCATCACTATCCTGGGTTCGATTTTTCCTTGCAGCCCAAATCGATACGTTGGGGTGGAAGATGGACTGGTACGCCGTTCACTATTCCCTATGAAGCTTTAGTTCCAGAGTCTACCGAAGGTTTACTTGTCTGCGAAAAAAATATTTCTGTCTCTCATATTGCCAATGGCAGTACTCGTCTACAGCCTGTAGTAATGAATATCGGACAAGCAGCAGGTATGGCAGCAGCATTATGTATCGAAGCTAATTGTCAGCCACAAAAACTATCAGTTAGAAAATTACAGGAAGCGTTGCTAACAGATAAAGATGCACCTGCTGGTGTTGTTCCTTTATACAACTTACCGCCAGAACACCCCCAATGGCTTTACTGGCAACGATATTATCTGGATAGTCCTCAAGATTACCCCGTTGACGGTAATTGTCCTACCAATTGCGCGAGCGAAACTACTGCTAACGGCAATTACTATCGAGGTACTTTTCATAATGTAGGCGATGGAGAATACGCTATTACTTTAAAAGAACCGCAAAATAATATTTCTCGCTGGCAGTTAATTACTTTAAATTCGACAGTAAATGAACGATTACAGTCTTATTGGGAAGGTAAAGAAATTTTTGTTGTGGGAAGATTTAATTTAGCAGGTAATTGGTTTATCGCTGAAGCAATTTTATCGTAA
- a CDS encoding transglutaminase domain-containing protein has translation MTISKIVTSVSTSKTIRPIAASSIYGIVFYQGYLWAIDSRNGYLLKIDPATDNTVIVNSHNWSDFLGATGLAIAEDRLWFTNRESVYYCSLDDDILKPEVFVRLDSDADGIAVWQSTIYITSQRLGQILIYSRDRASKITHFYTPGIGLENITVTEEHIWLSDTLEQTVYCLDRATGETIFSVLTPFESPTGLAFAPNSDGKETLYVAYADREVYIRDNPNAEPNYELQYRDRTFIHPLHFCYYPDQKYALSNGYAIEMSYAEEISPLDPVELKDLEWRIALPAETDRQKIREVEAIGIPFTEEVKDGQRIAVFKFDKLNSEERHVFGWRAIIEVWSIKYQIKPRDCENLSELSEEFAAKYLVDNDNLAMNSEIIQRAANDAVSRETNLLRKVYSIRNYVYDKLTYGIKPHIDTPDIVLRRGVGSCGEYLGLLLALCRLNGIACRTVGRYKCPPHPNNKHNPLQPDYNHVWMEFYLPDYGWLPMESNPDDILEGGPYPTRFFMGLAWYHAEMAKDTSFETLTSEGMPVDKEKVSIGELALNHVRFTILEELQPSEAQ, from the coding sequence ATGACCATCTCTAAAATAGTCACTTCTGTCAGCACCTCCAAAACTATTAGACCGATCGCGGCAAGTTCGATTTACGGTATTGTCTTTTATCAAGGTTATTTGTGGGCGATCGATTCGAGAAACGGCTATTTATTAAAGATCGACCCCGCTACAGATAATACCGTTATTGTCAACTCTCATAACTGGTCGGATTTTTTAGGTGCCACGGGTTTGGCGATCGCTGAAGATCGTCTTTGGTTTACCAATCGCGAAAGCGTTTATTATTGTTCTCTCGATGACGACATACTCAAACCAGAGGTATTTGTCCGCCTCGATAGCGATGCTGATGGGATCGCCGTTTGGCAATCTACCATTTATATTACCAGTCAAAGATTGGGGCAAATTCTTATTTACAGTCGCGATCGCGCCAGCAAAATCACCCATTTTTACACCCCTGGGATTGGTTTGGAAAACATTACCGTCACCGAAGAACATATTTGGCTCAGTGATACGCTCGAACAAACCGTCTACTGTCTCGATCGCGCTACGGGAGAGACTATTTTTAGCGTCCTGACTCCCTTTGAGTCGCCTACGGGACTGGCTTTTGCTCCTAATTCTGACGGCAAAGAAACCCTGTATGTCGCTTATGCCGACCGCGAAGTTTATATCCGCGATAATCCTAACGCCGAACCCAACTACGAATTACAGTATCGCGATCGCACTTTTATCCATCCCCTACACTTTTGCTACTATCCAGACCAGAAATATGCCCTTTCTAATGGCTATGCGATCGAAATGTCCTACGCCGAAGAAATTTCGCCTCTCGATCCTGTAGAGTTAAAAGATTTAGAATGGCGCATCGCTCTACCTGCTGAAACCGACCGTCAAAAGATTAGAGAGGTAGAAGCGATCGGAATCCCCTTTACCGAAGAAGTCAAAGATGGACAGAGAATCGCCGTTTTTAAATTCGATAAATTAAATTCGGAAGAACGTCACGTTTTTGGTTGGAGGGCAATTATCGAAGTCTGGAGTATTAAATATCAAATTAAACCCCGCGACTGTGAAAACCTGAGTGAACTTTCCGAAGAATTTGCCGCCAAATATTTAGTCGATAACGATAATTTGGCTATGAACAGCGAAATAATTCAACGCGCTGCTAATGATGCCGTAAGCAGAGAAACCAATCTATTGCGAAAAGTCTACAGTATTCGCAACTATGTTTATGACAAACTAACCTACGGCATTAAACCTCACATCGATACGCCCGATATTGTCCTCAGACGGGGTGTCGGTTCTTGTGGCGAATATTTAGGTTTACTTTTAGCTTTGTGTCGTCTCAATGGTATTGCCTGTCGTACTGTAGGACGTTATAAATGCCCTCCCCATCCCAACAATAAACATAATCCCCTTCAACCTGATTACAATCACGTTTGGATGGAGTTTTATCTTCCCGACTATGGCTGGCTACCAATGGAGTCTAACCCCGACGACATCTTAGAAGGAGGTCCTTATCCCACCCGCTTTTTTATGGGACTGGCTTGGTATCATGCGGAAATGGCAAAAGACACTTCTTTTGAAACTTTAACTAGTGAAGGAATGCCAGTAGACAAAGAAAAAGTTTCCATCGGCGAACTGGCTCTAAATCACGTACGGTTTACAATTTTGGAAGAGTTACAGCCAAGCGAAGCCCAATAG